The genomic segment GGTGTTGCGAGAGAGATCATAAAAAAAAGGCAGCCAGGGAAGGGATGAACCGGCTGCCCGAAGGAGGTAACGAGACTATTATTGCTTAACGAGTGCAATCATTATCGTTAGCACCGCGGCCACTCCTGTAAGAGGTCTTTGATGCCTTGGCATAGATGTTTTTTTGGAGTTCAGTGATCTCCTTTTCAAGTTTGGCGATGGTATCCGGCGTAGTCTTCGGATTCCTCAATGCCTCAAAGTACTCAAACCTCTTCCCGTTCAGTTGTTTCCTGAGGTTCTTTGTCTCGTCAAGAAACTTCTGGTCGTAAGCATTAGTAGCGTAAGACCTTCCAGTGCCGTAACCGCCACCCATCATGCCGGGTCCCATACCGTAGCCCATCATACCGCCGCCCATCATGCCGTATCCCATGCCTCCGCCCATCATACCGGGCCCCATGCCGCCACCCATCATGCCGTATCCCATACCACTGCCACTGCCCATCATTGAACCACCACCCCACCAGCCGGGTCCATAGGCAAATGCCGCAGCCCCGATGGCAAGTATTCCCACTACTGCCAATGCTATCACTAATTTCCTCATAACAAAACCTCCTATGAGATTTTCTCAGGACTGCTAAGCAGCCTCGTTTACTGTTGTTAGTATGATAACTCTAACTTTTGAAGATCATATGAAGAAAACTTGAAAAAGTTGTGAAGTCATAGAGCTACTTGTTTTTTCTTAATGAAACAAGAATCTTCCCGGCCTCCTGGCCTACGGTATTGTTCGGGTTTAGTTTGATTGCCTTTTGCAAGGCAGGTACGGCCTCTTCCGCCCTGCCTGATGTAGCAAGTACAAACCCGAGGCTCAGCCATATTCGCTGGTGTGTTGGATCGATGGATGTGCCCTTCTTAAGTGCATCAACCCCCTCCTGTGATCTGCCGGTGTAATGCAATGCCAGCCCAAGATCGTTTAATGTGTCGATGTCTCCGTCGTTAATCATGAGGATTCGCCTGTAGACTTCGACGGCCCTGTCAAACCGGTCACTCTCGAAATAGAGGGTGCCGAGCTGAAAAAGGAGGTCCCTGTTTTGTGGGTCCTTTGCTACAAGATCCTTGAGTCCTCTCTCCCTTGCATCAAGCATAACGAGTTTTGTCGGAACCGGTGGCGAGTTCTGTTCAGAGGTTTTTCTCGTGTCGCTATCTTTTCTGTTTACAGCGAGGACAATAAGAACTGCCGTTACAACAATCACGATGCCCAGGATTATCCTTTTGGTTAAATCCGACATCATCTCCTCCCGGTATTAATATATTGACCTTATCCGGCCTGTATAGCGATCAAATATAATGGTGTCAACCACCCTTTTACCATTCATGATGTGAGCCTTTATGAACCTGCCCTGGGTATTTATAAGCATAATATTTAATCCTTTGCTTTTATAGTAGTGATAAAGGGCCTTTCTTATCTGATCCTGATCAAGTCTTTCCCTGTGCATTCCGTAATGGTTAAATCGGGAACAGTAATCACCATAGGGAGTTATAGGTTTTCCGTCACGCCCGGCATAGGCTCCGGACCCCAGTATTAAAAACAGAGATGCTGTCAAAATGATTCTTGTAAGTCTTTTCATTACAACACTATATCAAAAAAAAATGAATAAAATGTGAATTTTCAAAAATGCGGGCCGCACGCCCTACCTGATTATAAAGGCTCCGGTTATAATCGAAAAAATAATTTCAACTGAGATACCCCCTCTTCACATTTTTTTCACAATTCCTTCAAATTCCCTTCGCATTTTAGTGTTAACCTGTAATCAAGTACCATATGCATTTCAAGATGTTTTGTTGATGTCTGAACCGTTGTGTGTTAGTATCAAGATTAAGGAGGTGATATACATTATGGGTGGATTTGGAGGTATGATGGGATTCGGCGGGTTTGGGTTTATCTTTATGATCCTCTTTTGGGCAGCGATTATTGCCGGTGCGGTATATGTCATAAAGATGTTATCCGGTAAGGATTCAACGAGACCGGATAAAGAGAAACCTGAGGATCTCTTAAGAAAAAGGTATGCCGGCGGAGAGATTACGAAAGAGGAGTTTGAAGATGGGATCGATGTTCTGAAAAGAAGTTAGACGGTCTGAGTTCAATAGTTCATTATCCTTAAATTTGCATGCTTGTATAAGCATGAAACACATTCCTTAATTGGAAAGCCCCGGTCTTTGGTCGGGGAGCTTCACTATGATATGAAAGGAGGTGAGGTAGAGATGAAGATAAGAAAGGTTATCAAGAAAACGTCGACAACCTGTAAGTGCCACAGTTCATGTTAAGTGTTTCAAGTATGCGGACATGATAAATCTCAGGAGGTTTTAAAATGAAACGAATGTTGCTGCTTACACTGTTGATTTTTGGTCTGACCACTGCGGGTTATGCCCAGATGGGTAGTAAGGGTATGATGACCGGGGTGGAGAAGCCTGCAACCGCTAAACAGCAGGAACCCTATCAGATGGGACCGGGCATGATGGGCTACGGCATGGGACCCGGTATGATGGGCTACGGCATGGGACCCGGTATGATGGGCATGATGCACAATATGATGATGGGCCGTGGCATGGGACCCGGCATGATGGGTGGCTATGCAACAGGCCGTGGCTATTCAAAGGTATATCAGAAGTTTTTTGATGAGACGAAGGACCTCAGGAAACAACTGAACGGGAAGAGGTTTGATTACTTTGAGGCGCTGAGGAATCCTCAAACAAAGCCCGAGACAATCACAAAACTCCGAAAGGAGATCCTCGATTTAAACAACAAGATATACGAAAAGGCGCCAAAGACCGGCTTGGGCCGGTATGGTGAACGTGGTTGCGGATGGTAGTTTTAGAGGGCTGTAGGAGGGTGCCGGCCAAGTATTGCCGGCCTCCTCTTACACGGGGTTACTATGAAAATTAGCACAAAAAAAGGGGATGGTGGATACACCAGCACCCTTGGTGGAGAACGGATTCCAAAGCACCATCTGATTACTGAGGCGGTAGGCGCCATAGATGAGGCAAATTCACTTCTGGGCCTGGCGAGGGCATCAGCAGAGGACAAGAAGATTCAGCGGATTATCCTTCATGTCCAGAAAGACCTCTTTGTAATCGGTGCGCAGTTGTCGTTTGCAGACGGCAAGGGCCGAAAACAGAAAAAGCAGATATCGGATTTGAGTGTGAGGTGGCTTGAGCGGCTTGTCAATGAACTCGAAGAGGTCCTTTCATTACCGCCCGGGTTTGTGGCCTTTGGGGGGGAGATCAGTGCATCGCAGATGGATGTTGCAAGGACAGGAGTGAGAAAGGCGGAAAGAATAGCCGTAAGGATGCAGAGTGAGGGCCTGCTTGAAAATCCCGACCTGCTGAAATACCTGAACAGGCTGTCGGACCTCATTTTTCTTCTTGCGGCATATGAAGAAAACAGCGGAAGAGAGAGAAAAAAGATCTCACTTTCCAGCCTTTCGGTCCAACTTTCGGATTCAGTATTCAGGAAGTGGTTTATAGTCGGAGGCTTTGTTGTTATCTCACTCGTGATGGTTCTATCCCTTCTTCTGATATTCCACAGACCGTCAACGGATACAATGTCCGAAATGATGAACATGCATATGCAGGAGGGAATGCATAAAAAGTGAAGCTCCCCGACCAAAGACCTGGGCATTCAGCCGGCATCCTCGTAAAGTATTTTAAAATGTGGTAGAATCTATACTATGAGAAGAGGTGGAAGTATCATCCCTCGGGGCGTGCTGGAAAATGGTAAGCTCAAGGCCGCTTTGCGGCAGATAGAACCAGGTATCCCAACCTTATTGCAGTGTTTGAAAAAGGGGGGTAGAGAGGAGGATTTCAATGAAACGCATTTTTCTCATAACATCGGTGATTTTAGGTCTGACCGTATCTTACGGCTTTGCCCAGATGGGCAGCGGGGGTATGATGGGTGGTCAGGGTACAATGCAAGGCCAGCAGGATCGGATGGGACAGGGTGGTCAGATGATGCAGGGGCAGGAGATGTCCGGAAGCATGATGAAGATGATGCACCAGATGAGCGAAATAATGCAGAGGATGTCGGACTCTATGAGTAAAGATTTGGATGCTGAACATATGAAGGAGATGTCGGGGATGATGAGAGAGCTTTCAACTCATATGTTGGATATGTCCCGTTTCATGGGGCAAGGAACGGCTAATCATGATGCAATGATAGAGATGCAGCAGAAGCTAAAGAAGCTCAGAGAGAGGCTTCAACGGTATAAAGAGCCCTATTGATCAGGATTTAGCGTCCTCAATCAGCCTGCCGGGATAATGTCATCCCTGAAATAAATTCAAGGCAGGCTCTGAACCATTTGACCCGAAGTCTTCGGGTATTGTTTCCGGATTCAGGGACAGTTGTGCTGTATTGAAAAAACAGGATTCTGCAATGGATTCGGGGTGATGGGAATACGATGGAACTCTTTTCACCGGCATGGTTTCCATAACCGGATTACTGTGGTTTAAGAAGGAGAAGGCATTGAAGAAAGACCCAATATGCAACATGGAAGTGCAAGAGACGGAGGCCCTTACCGCTGAGTTTGACGGCAAGACCTTCTATTTTTGTTCCGAGGGGTGCAGGGATAAGTTCCTGACGGATAGGGCCTGCAAACTCCCTCATACAACATACGACTTGATAATAATCGGCGGTGGCCCTGCAGGACTTACCGCTGCGGTTTATGCCGCAACTCTTAAGATGGATGCCTTTCTTATCACAAGAGACCTCGGCGGCCAGGCTATTGACAGCACAAAGATAGAAAACTACATGGGATATGACTTTATCACGGGTCCCGAGCTGATTGAGAGATTTCAGGATCAACTTCTGCATTCCCATTACATCGATCATCTCATGAGTGAGGTTGAAAAGATAGAGGCAGTGGAAGGTGGTTTCAGTATTACCACATCAGAACTGCAGAGGTATTTTGCTAAAACACTCATAATTGCCACGGGCATGACGAGACGCAAACTGAAGGTGCCGGGTGAGGAGGAGTTCCAGAGAAGGGGTGTGTTTTATGGAAATATCCAGGACTATTCCTTTGTTCAGGGTGAGGATGTAGCGGTGATAGGCGGCGGCAACTCGGCCCTGCAGATAGTAGAAAACCTTCAAACCGTTGCAAGAAACATCTATCTTATTTCTGATTCAGGACTAACGGCTGACCCTGTAATCATTGAACGTATTAAAAAGTTCGGCAACCTCAACCTGTACGAGGGATACAAGACTCAGGAGTTCAGAGGTGCAAAGACCCTTGGAGGTATTGTGGTCAGAAAAATGGCATCACAGGATGTTTCTGAAATTTCAGCCGGGGGTGTATTTATTGCTATCGGGCTTCAGCCTAACTCATCACCGGTATCCCACCTTGTGGAACTCAACGGAAGGGGTGAAGTCATAATCAAATATGACTGTTCCACCTCACATCCGGGCATCTTTGCAGCAGGTGATGTAACGAACGCCTTTGGAAAAAGGATCATCATTGCCTCCGGGGAGGGTGCAAAGGCAGCCATGGCGGCAAGGCAGTATATACTGAATCTAAGGAAAAACGCTGCTTCAGGTTGAATTTGAAGATCTCCTTTGCCGTCTGCTTGTGGCAAGTACCGTCGTTATATAGTGTCCGTGTATAAAGTCGGTCTCTCTATCTGTCATTCCGGCAGTCCTTAAGCCGGAATCCGGTCTTTTCAATAAGTTCCGGATGCCCGATTACAGACTTCGGGCATGACAAGAATAAAAAATGGTAATTTATACACAGACTCTATATATTTCACCCGAATAAAACAGTTTTTGTCATGCCCCAAAAGCGTTCGGGGCATCCGGCCCCTGGAGTTAAAAATGTTTGTCCAAAAGAAATACTACTCAATTCTTATTGTTGCTTCTACGTTATTGATTTCTTACCTCCATTACTCGACCCTTCCGGGGGTTTATGAATTGCATAATATTTTCGCCGAACTTTACTATATCCCAATTCTGTTAGGCGCCCTTGTGTTCGGGCTTAAAGGTGCTGTTTTGACCTTTATATTTGCTTCTGTTCTGTATCTTCCTTACATTTACATAAACTGGTCAAGTGCTTTTCCGTTTTTGGCAAACAAAATATTACACGCCTTGTTTTCAGGTTCTTTTGCATTTATTGCCGGTTTCCTTGTGGACCGCGAAAGAGAACGCCGGAAACAATCGGAAAAACAGCGGTATCTTGCCGGTCTTGGTCAAGTCGCAACGACTATTGTTCATGATCTGAAAAATCCCCTTATAACAATTTCCGGTTTTGCGAGACGTATTCAGGAGGGTAAGGGGGATATCAATAAGGCTGTGCAGATGATATTGGATTCAGCCCAGAAGATGCAGATGATAGTTCATGATGTGCTGGATTTTGCCAAGCCTATCCGGCTGACATTAAAGGTAGAAGACATGAGAAACACTATAAGTCTGGCATGCGATTCTTGTAAGGCAAAGGCTGAGGAGAAGGGGGTGGTACTATCTCTCAATCTTCCCGACGTCTCTCTAAACATTGCAGTTGACGGGTTGAATATGGAAAGGGCACTGGTAAATCTGATAAGTAATGCTGTTGATGCATCCGATAAGGGTGAAATCGTTGTTGTACAAGCAATGTCTGAGGGAGACTGGTTATCCGTCGTAGTTAAGGATCATGGCGAAGGTATGGACAGAGAAACCCTCGAAAATGTTTTTATCCCCTTCTATACCGGGAGGACTTCTGGAACAGGTCTTGGAATGGCCATCGCAAAGAAGATTATTGAAGAACATCGTGGCGGGATTCATATAAACAGTCAAAGGGGCATAGGAACGGAAATAATAATTAAGTTGCCATACAAGCAGATTGGAGGGTGAAAAAAGCATAAAAAAGAGGCCCGTCTCCATTTTGATCGAAATTCATAGTTTTTTCAAAATCTTACACTATACACTATAATAGAGTCCGTGTATAAAGTCAGTCTCTCTATCTGTCATTCCGGCAGTCCTTAAGCCGGAATCCGGTCTTTTCAATAAGTTCCGGATGCCCGATTACAGACTTCGGGCATGACAAGAATAAAAAATGGTAATTTATACACAGACTCTATAATAATGTTAGAGGATGTGTTTGCAGTTGTAGATGTGGATAAACGGAAAGTGAATGAGAGGATACATGCGGAGATTTCCCTTCCGGACAGCGGTCTGAAATGATGTCTTTATTGTGGCTTGTTTTTATCGAGTATCTCTTCAATGACTGATTTATACTCGGTTTTTCTCTCCATCCGTGCAGACAGTATCTTGACGGCAACAAGTGAAAGGAATAACGAAATGAATCCTCCAAGGACAGAAAGCAGTTCAGAATTAAGACCGCTGAAATACACCGGCAGGTAGACCTTACCAAGGAGCGCACCTGCCATCAATGCAAAAACCGGCAGGATGTACAGGACCAATGCACCCTTTATATAGGTTTGGGCCTTCATGACCACTTTAACGGTTTCACCAATGTTTGCATGTGCCATATTTATTGCCTCTGTTTCAAAGCCGTTTCCTTTAATGTCACAGTCGTTTTCCGTGCAGTGGTCGCAGGCACTCTTTTTATAGACGATGACCTTTGCCATATGACCATCGATACTTTTGACTACACCGATTTCATTCATGATCGTTCTCCTTTGGAGAGGTTCTTCAGTCCTCTTTAGATTATAATTAATGTCTGTGTATAAAGTCTAACAGTTGCCGTTTTTCCGTCATCCCCCGAAAGCGTTCGGGGAATCGTTCAGAGCGCATAGGGCATAGCGGTCCTTTTTCTGTCATTCCGGCTTGTCCGGAATCGTTCTTTAAGAAGGATTCCGGACTCCCGAAAGCGTTCGGGATTGCGGGAATGACAAAGGACTGCAATTTATACACAGACTCTAATTAGTGTCTGTGTATAAACTCAATTCTTCTATCTGTCATTCCGGCAGTCCTTAAGCCGGAATCCAGTGTTTTCAATAAGTTCTGGATATCCCGAAAGCGTTCGGGACATGACAGAAACAAAAAACGGCAGTTTATACACAGACTCTAATTACGGTCGTGGCAAAAAAACGTTTACTGTAGCTACACATTAATTTTAGAATTAGATTGTGAAGATAATATGAAAAGATTTGCAGGGGAGATAATTTATAGAGCTTTAAAATCCTGTTTAATAATCCGTCGGAAAGGAGAACTCCATGGAACAGAACGGACAATCAGGAAACCTGGGCCAAGAGCCGGGACACCGCGCTCATGAAAATAACGGCCAAGAAACGACGCACGAGGGCCACGATATGCAAGGTATGCACGAGGGGCATGAAGGGATGAAACACGAGGGGCATGAAGGAGGCGGCGCCCATAAGGGGCAGGACCATTCCGGGCATCATGCCCGCATGGTGGCTGACTTCAGGCGGAGGTTCTGGATATCCCTTGCAGCCACTGTTCCGATCCTTATCCTCTCACCCATGATCCAGCAGTTCCTTGGCATTGGTGAGGCCATACGTTTTTCAGGAGATACCTATATCCTCTTTCTGGTTTCATCTTTTGTGTTCTTCTATGGCGGCTATCCCTTCCTGAAGGGGATTTATGATGAACTGAAGCAGCTCAAGCCGGGGATGATGACACTCATAGCCGTTGCAATCTCCACCGCCTATGTTTACAGCAGTATCGTGGTCTTCGGCCTTAAGGGGAAGATATTTTTCTGGGAACTTGCAACCCTTGTGGACATCATGCTCCTTGGCCACTGGATAGAGATGAAGTCCGTGATGGGGGCCTCCCGTGCACTTGAGGAACTTGCGAAACTGATGCCCTCCGAGGCCCACCTCCTGATGCCGGACGGTGGCACCGAAGATGTTCCCCTGGAGAGGCTGAAGGCCGGTGACAGGGTGCTTGTCAAACCGGGGGAGAAGGTGCCTGCCGACGGCGAGGTCTCCGATGGTGAGACCTCCGTGAATGAGGCGATGCTGACAGGCGAGTCGATGCCTGTCGCCAAGAAGGCAGGGGACAAGGTCATCGGCGGTGCGATAAACGGGGATGGTTCGATTGTGGTTGAGATCATGAAGACGGGGAAGGACTCTTTCCTCTCACAGGTGATCGACCTCGTGAGGGAGGCACAGCAGAGCAAGTCCAGGACGCAGGACATTGCAAACCGTGCAGCAGTGTGGCTTACGGGCATAGCCCTTGGCGGAGGCGCTGTCACTTTGTTTGTCTGGCTTGCCGTAATGCATAAGGATTTTGCCTTTGCCCTTGAAAGGACCGTTACCGTTATGGTCATTACCTGTCCGCATGCCTTGGGCCTGGCAGTGCCGCTGGTGGTTGCCGTATCAACGGCCCTGTCTGCACGCAATGGCCTGCTCATAAGAAACCGTGCCGCCTTTGAGAAGGCAAGGAATATCCAGGCAATAATATTTGACAAGACAGGCACCCTCACAGAGGGCAGGTTCGGCATAACGGATACAATCGTTTTCAAAAAGGATGTGGATGAAGAGGAACTACTGAAGATTGCCGCCTCTGTTGAGGCACACTCCGAGCACCCGATCGCACAGGGTATTGTCTCGTCCGCCGGGCAAACCTACCCCGTGGAGGGCTTCAGAGCGATCCCGGGAAAAGGGGCCGAGGGACGGGTGAAGGGCATGGATGTGAAGGTCGTCAGCCCCGGCTATCTGCGCGGGAACGGTCTTGCAATAGATGATAACAGGATCGACAGACTCTCTTCAGAGGGGAAAACCGTGGTCTTTGTGATGATCGATGGAGAGGTAAAGGGTGCGGTGGCGCTGGCCGACATTATCAGGAAGGAGTCAAAGGAGGCGGTTTCCCGGCTTAAGGGGATGGGCATTAAGTGTATGATGCTTACGGGAGACAACCGTATGGTTGCAAAATGGGTATCGGAGGAACTGGGCCTTGATGACTATTTTGCAGAGGTGCTGCCCCATGAAAAAACCCTGAAGGTAAAGGAAGTCCAGTCACGGGGTCTTGTTGTCGCCATGACAGGGGACGGTGTCAATGACGCACCCGCACTTGCACAGGCTGATGTGGGGATAGCCATCGGTGCTGGAACCGACGTGGCAGTGGAGACGGCGGATATCGTTCTTGTAAAGAGCAACCCCCTTGATGCGGTTGCCATTATCGGACTTGCACGGGCAACATACAAAAAGATGATCCAGAACCTCGCATGGGCGACCGGGTATAACGCATTTGCCATTCCCCTTGCCGCCGGTGTGCTCTATAAATACGGCATACTCCTTTCACCCGCCATGGGAGCTGTA from the bacterium BMS3Abin08 genome contains:
- the yrrB_2 gene encoding TPR repeat-containing protein YrrB; its protein translation is MSDLTKRIILGIVIVVTAVLIVLAVNRKDSDTRKTSEQNSPPVPTKLVMLDARERGLKDLVAKDPQNRDLLFQLGTLYFESDRFDRAVEVYRRILMINDGDIDTLNDLGLALHYTGRSQEGVDALKKGTSIDPTHQRIWLSLGFVLATSGRAEEAVPALQKAIKLNPNNTVGQEAGKILVSLRKNK
- the yvqK gene encoding cob(I)yrinic acid a,c-diamide adenosyltransferase — its product is MKISTKKGDGGYTSTLGGERIPKHHLITEAVGAIDEANSLLGLARASAEDKKIQRIILHVQKDLFVIGAQLSFADGKGRKQKKQISDLSVRWLERLVNELEEVLSLPPGFVAFGGEISASQMDVARTGVRKAERIAVRMQSEGLLENPDLLKYLNRLSDLIFLLAAYEENSGRERKKISLSSLSVQLSDSVFRKWFIVGGFVVISLVMVLSLLLIFHRPSTDTMSEMMNMHMQEGMHKK
- the ahpF gene encoding NADH dehydrogenase, translating into MVSITGLLWFKKEKALKKDPICNMEVQETEALTAEFDGKTFYFCSEGCRDKFLTDRACKLPHTTYDLIIIGGGPAGLTAAVYAATLKMDAFLITRDLGGQAIDSTKIENYMGYDFITGPELIERFQDQLLHSHYIDHLMSEVEKIEAVEGGFSITTSELQRYFAKTLIIATGMTRRKLKVPGEEEFQRRGVFYGNIQDYSFVQGEDVAVIGGGNSALQIVENLQTVARNIYLISDSGLTADPVIIERIKKFGNLNLYEGYKTQEFRGAKTLGGIVVRKMASQDVSEISAGGVFIAIGLQPNSSPVSHLVELNGRGEVIIKYDCSTSHPGIFAAGDVTNAFGKRIIIASGEGAKAAMAARQYILNLRKNAASG
- the zraS_10 gene encoding sensor protein ZraS, yielding MFVQKKYYSILIVASTLLISYLHYSTLPGVYELHNIFAELYYIPILLGALVFGLKGAVLTFIFASVLYLPYIYINWSSAFPFLANKILHALFSGSFAFIAGFLVDRERERRKQSEKQRYLAGLGQVATTIVHDLKNPLITISGFARRIQEGKGDINKAVQMILDSAQKMQMIVHDVLDFAKPIRLTLKVEDMRNTISLACDSCKAKAEEKGVVLSLNLPDVSLNIAVDGLNMERALVNLISNAVDASDKGEIVVVQAMSEGDWLSVVVKDHGEGMDRETLENVFIPFYTGRTSGTGLGMAIAKKIIEEHRGGIHINSQRGIGTEIIIKLPYKQIGG
- a CDS encoding positive regulator of sigma(E), RseC/MucC is translated as MNEIGVVKSIDGHMAKVIVYKKSACDHCTENDCDIKGNGFETEAINMAHANIGETVKVVMKAQTYIKGALVLYILPVFALMAGALLGKVYLPVYFSGLNSELLSVLGGFISLFLSLVAVKILSARMERKTEYKSVIEEILDKNKPQ
- the copB gene encoding copper-exporting P-type ATPase B; translated protein: MEQNGQSGNLGQEPGHRAHENNGQETTHEGHDMQGMHEGHEGMKHEGHEGGGAHKGQDHSGHHARMVADFRRRFWISLAATVPILILSPMIQQFLGIGEAIRFSGDTYILFLVSSFVFFYGGYPFLKGIYDELKQLKPGMMTLIAVAISTAYVYSSIVVFGLKGKIFFWELATLVDIMLLGHWIEMKSVMGASRALEELAKLMPSEAHLLMPDGGTEDVPLERLKAGDRVLVKPGEKVPADGEVSDGETSVNEAMLTGESMPVAKKAGDKVIGGAINGDGSIVVEIMKTGKDSFLSQVIDLVREAQQSKSRTQDIANRAAVWLTGIALGGGAVTLFVWLAVMHKDFAFALERTVTVMVITCPHALGLAVPLVVAVSTALSARNGLLIRNRAAFEKARNIQAIIFDKTGTLTEGRFGITDTIVFKKDVDEEELLKIAASVEAHSEHPIAQGIVSSAGQTYPVEGFRAIPGKGAEGRVKGMDVKVVSPGYLRGNGLAIDDNRIDRLSSEGKTVVFVMIDGEVKGAVALADIIRKESKEAVSRLKGMGIKCMMLTGDNRMVAKWVSEELGLDDYFAEVLPHEKTLKVKEVQSRGLVVAMTGDGVNDAPALAQADVGIAIGAGTDVAVETADIVLVKSNPLDAVAIIGLARATYKKMIQNLAWATGYNAFAIPLAAGVLYKYGILLSPAMGAVLMSLSTVIVAINARFLKVGEKQ